In Panthera tigris isolate Pti1 chromosome C1, P.tigris_Pti1_mat1.1, whole genome shotgun sequence, the following proteins share a genomic window:
- the LOC102957396 gene encoding aflatoxin B1 aldehyde reductase member 2-like, with the protein MGRRMDTPASAAAVRAFLERGHTELDTAFMYSDGQSESILGGLGLGLGGGDCRESCLVSPMIHSMLDLEQENMPASRCSRFPDHLVASLTALQKSPPRPIPGRLSLKPDSLRTQLETSLKRLQCSRVDLFYLHAPDHDTPVEETLRACHQLHQEGKFVELGLSNYAAWEVAEIYTLCKSSGWILPTVYQGMYKATARQVETELLPCLRHFLLRFYAYNPLAVQGGRWWGATCGLLLWG; encoded by the exons ATGGGGCGCCGCATGGACACCCCAGCCAGCGCCGCGGCCGTGCGCGCCTTCCTGGAGCGCGGCCACACGGAGCTGGACACGGCCTTCATGTACAGCGACGGCCAGTCCGAGAGCATCCTGGGCGGCCTGGGCCTCGGGCTGGGCGGCGGCGACTGCAGAG AGTCTTGCCTGGTTTCTCCCATGATTCACAGCATGCTGGATCTGGAACAAGAGAACATGCCTGCATCTCGGTGCTCACGCTTTCCAGATCACCTGGTTGCCTCTCTGACCGCTCTG CAAAAGTCGCCACCAAGGCCAATCCCTGGGAGACTGTCGCTGAAGCCTGACAGTCTCCGGACCCAGCTGGAGACATCACTGAAGCGGCTGCAGTGCTCCAGGGTGGACCTCTTCTACCTGCATGCCCCTGACCACGACACCCCCGTGGAAGAGACGCTGCGTGCCTGCCACCAGCTGCACCAGGAG GGCAAGTTTGTGGAGCTTGGCCTCTCCAACTATGCTGCCTGGGAGGTGGCCGAGATCTATACCCTCTGCAAGAGCAGCGGCTGGATCCTGCCCACCGTGTACCAG GGCATGTACAAGGCCACCGCCCGGCAGGTGGAGACGGagctcctcccctgcctcaggCACTTTTTATTGAGGTTCTATGCCTACAACCCTCTGGCTG TACAAGGAGGACGATGGTGGGGAGCCACCTGTGGACTGCTTCTTTGGGGATAA